The Streptomyces sp. Je 1-332 genome has a window encoding:
- a CDS encoding Gfo/Idh/MocA family oxidoreductase — translation MPRPLPAVPPATTRPQPLGVALVGAGMIADVHRRSAILAGADIVGVLASTPERSRQVAQEWGVDRAYEDLDAVLADDRVHVVHICTPNATHAPYAEAALRAGRHVVCEKPLAADVEQAQLLARLAEELGLVATVPFVYRYHPLIRELRARRMAGEFGEWYLAHGSYLQDWMLSPDTSSWRVDSELGGPSRAFADIGSHWCDLVEWVSGESFTEVLAHTSIAIPTRPATTGPSFSGPTAPDGARVAVQTEDSAAVLLRTAGGLLGSTVVSQVSAGRKNRLWFELDGAQGSAVFDQENPETLWLGDADGHRVLVRDPGHGSAEQRRLSRLPAGHVQGYAQCFEAFVADTYAAVRGELTAAQREGLPTFTDGLRSAHLVDAVLHSSRDNAWTKVES, via the coding sequence ATCCCCCGCCCGCTGCCCGCCGTACCACCCGCAACGACCCGCCCTCAGCCCCTCGGCGTCGCTCTCGTCGGAGCCGGAATGATCGCTGACGTGCACCGGCGCTCCGCTATCCTGGCGGGCGCCGACATCGTCGGCGTCCTCGCCTCGACGCCCGAACGCTCGCGCCAGGTGGCTCAGGAATGGGGTGTCGATCGCGCCTATGAGGACCTCGACGCCGTCCTCGCCGACGACCGGGTCCACGTCGTGCACATATGCACGCCCAACGCCACTCACGCGCCGTACGCCGAGGCCGCGTTGCGCGCCGGCCGGCACGTCGTGTGCGAGAAACCGCTGGCCGCCGACGTCGAGCAGGCGCAGCTGCTGGCCCGGCTCGCCGAGGAGTTGGGCCTGGTCGCCACCGTCCCCTTCGTCTACCGCTACCACCCGTTGATCCGCGAGCTACGGGCCCGACGCATGGCCGGCGAATTCGGCGAGTGGTATCTGGCGCACGGCAGCTATCTGCAGGACTGGATGCTCTCGCCGGACACCTCAAGCTGGCGCGTGGACAGTGAACTGGGCGGCCCCTCACGGGCGTTCGCCGATATCGGCTCCCACTGGTGCGACTTGGTGGAGTGGGTCTCGGGCGAATCCTTCACCGAGGTGCTGGCCCACACATCCATCGCCATCCCCACGCGTCCGGCCACCACCGGCCCGAGCTTCTCGGGCCCCACCGCACCCGACGGGGCGCGCGTGGCGGTGCAGACCGAGGACTCCGCAGCCGTCCTGCTGCGCACCGCCGGCGGCCTCCTCGGCTCCACCGTGGTCTCCCAAGTATCGGCCGGCCGCAAGAACCGGTTGTGGTTCGAACTCGACGGTGCCCAGGGCAGTGCGGTATTCGATCAGGAGAACCCGGAGACACTTTGGCTCGGGGACGCCGACGGCCACCGTGTCCTGGTGCGCGATCCTGGGCACGGTTCCGCCGAACAGCGCCGCCTCTCCCGGCTGCCCGCCGGCCACGTCCAGGGCTACGCCCAGTGTTTCGAGGCGTTCGTAGCCGATACCTATGCCGCCGTACGCGGTGAACTCACCGCCGCACAGCGCGAGGGCCTCCCGACGTTCACCGACGGCCTGCGCTCGGCGCACCTGGTCGACGCGGTGCTGCACTCCTCCCGTGACAACGCCTGGACGAAGGTGGAATCGTGA
- a CDS encoding ROK family protein, with translation MQPVRLALPHVTGRTEGSVVRSSLARLIAAGAAPSRVSLVRATGLSRTAVNTHLEPLLRAGLVVEDGQAAGGGRGRPAHRLALAHRADVVVVADVGTQSARLAVVHLDQTQLVRQEIALDIALGPVAGLDALEQGLLGALAEAAVEPSAVRCLVVGLPGPVDAQLGRPVRPPIMPGWDGFPVSDTLRERFGCPVLVDNDVNLMALGEARARPPEESPLLYLTIGMGIGGGLVSADGSLHRGADGAAGDIGHVRAASRDDVVCVCGNVGCVEAIASAGAVLRRLQTQGRDLATIEDLAALLRSGDPGAVRAVRGATEPIGEVVATLVHFYNPRTIVIGGLISTGSDDVLAGVRSVVYRRALPLATRNLLLSHSILGDAGIAGGVAAGIETVLAPGNIDALLSH, from the coding sequence GTGCAACCGGTACGCCTGGCTCTGCCGCACGTCACCGGCCGGACCGAGGGCAGTGTGGTGCGCAGCTCGCTGGCCCGCCTCATCGCCGCGGGTGCGGCCCCCTCGCGTGTGTCGCTCGTGCGCGCGACCGGTCTGTCGCGTACGGCGGTCAACACGCATCTCGAGCCGCTCCTGAGGGCGGGTTTGGTGGTCGAGGACGGGCAGGCGGCCGGCGGGGGGCGTGGCCGCCCGGCGCACCGGCTCGCCCTGGCGCACCGCGCGGACGTGGTGGTGGTCGCAGACGTCGGCACCCAGTCGGCGCGGTTGGCGGTCGTCCACCTGGATCAGACACAGCTGGTGCGCCAGGAGATCGCCCTGGACATCGCCCTTGGCCCCGTCGCCGGACTCGACGCACTGGAACAGGGTCTGCTCGGCGCCCTCGCCGAGGCGGCGGTCGAACCGAGCGCGGTGCGGTGCCTGGTGGTGGGGCTGCCGGGGCCGGTGGACGCCCAACTGGGCCGCCCCGTGCGGCCGCCGATCATGCCCGGCTGGGACGGATTCCCGGTCAGTGACACGCTGCGCGAGCGATTCGGCTGCCCGGTGCTCGTGGACAACGACGTCAACCTCATGGCCTTGGGCGAGGCACGCGCCCGGCCACCGGAAGAGTCCCCGTTGCTCTACCTCACGATCGGCATGGGCATCGGCGGAGGCCTGGTTTCCGCGGACGGCTCACTGCATCGCGGCGCCGACGGGGCGGCCGGCGACATCGGCCATGTACGAGCGGCGTCGAGGGACGACGTGGTGTGCGTGTGCGGAAACGTCGGCTGCGTCGAGGCAATCGCCTCCGCGGGCGCTGTACTTCGCCGCCTGCAGACGCAGGGGCGCGACTTGGCGACCATCGAGGACTTGGCCGCTCTGCTGCGCAGCGGGGACCCGGGAGCCGTACGGGCCGTCAGGGGAGCCACCGAGCCGATCGGCGAGGTGGTCGCGACCCTGGTGCACTTCTACAACCCGCGAACCATCGTCATCGGCGGCCTCATCAGCACTGGCAGCGACGACGTTCTGGCAGGAGTACGCAGCGTCGTCTACCGCAGGGCGCTGCCGCTCGCGACCCGCAATCTGCTGCTGAGTCACAGCATTCTCGGCGACGCCGGGATCGCGGGCGGCGTGGCGGCGGGGATCGAGACGGTGCTCGCGCCCGGCAACATCGACGCGCTGCTCAGCCACTAA
- a CDS encoding sugar phosphate isomerase/epimerase, whose protein sequence is MKLGMLTACLPQWDLAKIAVWAQQEGYQALEVAVWPGTGGRDFEASHLPVAQFGPRQAEETRALLARHGLELSALAYYENNLHPDPARRTEIRTHLRHAIDAAQALGVPYVGTFIGRDWTKSVADNLTEAERILPELVEYAGERDVRIIVENCVMEGWHPDGYPGNLAYSPELWEWMFELGFYLNWDPSHLTWIGIDPVATIAPYADRIVHAQAKDVELDPAARQRYGFFGKSAKGGDPWDMGWWRYRVPGLGQVDWRRVVDRLYEHGFTGTLSVEHEDPVWSGDEDRVTQGLRIAHRNLRPLIVS, encoded by the coding sequence ATGAAACTCGGCATGTTGACCGCATGCCTGCCTCAATGGGACTTGGCGAAGATCGCCGTGTGGGCGCAGCAGGAGGGGTACCAAGCTCTGGAGGTCGCGGTCTGGCCCGGCACAGGCGGACGCGACTTCGAGGCCAGCCATCTGCCCGTCGCGCAGTTCGGACCCCGCCAGGCCGAGGAGACCCGCGCCCTGCTCGCCCGCCACGGCCTGGAGCTTTCGGCGCTGGCCTACTACGAGAACAACCTCCACCCGGATCCGGCGCGCCGCACGGAGATTCGCACGCACCTGCGCCACGCCATCGACGCCGCGCAAGCACTCGGAGTGCCCTATGTCGGCACGTTCATCGGCCGCGACTGGACGAAGTCGGTCGCCGACAACCTCACCGAAGCCGAACGGATCCTGCCCGAGCTCGTCGAGTACGCAGGCGAACGAGACGTGCGCATCATCGTCGAGAACTGCGTCATGGAGGGCTGGCACCCCGACGGATACCCCGGCAACCTCGCCTACTCCCCGGAACTGTGGGAGTGGATGTTCGAGCTGGGCTTCTATCTCAACTGGGACCCGTCCCACCTGACCTGGATCGGCATCGACCCGGTGGCGACCATCGCGCCTTACGCGGACCGCATCGTGCACGCCCAGGCCAAGGACGTCGAGCTGGACCCCGCGGCCCGGCAGCGCTATGGCTTCTTCGGCAAGTCGGCGAAGGGCGGCGACCCTTGGGACATGGGCTGGTGGCGCTACCGCGTGCCCGGCCTGGGCCAGGTGGACTGGCGACGCGTCGTGGACCGGCTCTACGAGCACGGCTTCACCGGCACCCTCTCCGTCGAGCACGAGGACCCCGTGTGGAGCGGCGACGAGGACCGTGTCACCCAGGGCCTGCGTATCGCCCACCGCAACCTGAGGCCGCTGATCGTCTCCTGA